GTTGATCCCGGCCTTGTCGCAATGCCCAACGCTGTTGATGAAAGGAGAGCAACACGACCTGCCGGAAAGTGCGCACACGACGTGAATGCGCGATCCGGTGGCCAATGACAAGCGCGGCAAGGACGCAACGATTACGCGCCCGCTTCGCTGCTTCAGGAATTTGACAAGCTTTCAACCCGGCGCTTAGTATCCGCGCCTTGTTGCACATCCCATTTCAAAAAGGTTCGAGCGAATCCAGCTATGCGCGTCATTCTCGCGTCCTCTGAAGTCGTGCCGTATTCCAAAACCGGTGGTTTGGCAGATGTGGCGGGCGCGTTGCCCAAGGCCTTGGCGCGCATCGGCTGCGATATTAGCGTCATCACGCCGCGCTACACCGGGATGGGCAAACGCAGCGGCGATGTCGTCAGTCACGCGACTGGCGAGGTTTTTCTGGAGGGATTGGAAGTTCCGTTTGACGGGACGATCAAAGGCGCGCGCATCTGGCGGGATTATGCTGAAAATGCGCCGGTTTATTTCATCGAGAACGAAGAGTATTTCGGCCAGGGCTACATTTACGGTTCGGGCAATTGGGATGTGGAGCGCTTCGCCTTTTTCAGCCGCGCGGTGCTCGAATTGACGAAACGTCTGGGCGCGCCGCCCGACGTGATTCATTGCAACGACTGGCAAACCGGGTTCATTCCGGCGCATCTGGCGACAACCTTCGCCAGTGATCCTTTCTTTCAGCGCACCAAGACGCTGTTCACCATCCACAATCTGGCCTATCAGGGATTCTTCGATCCGGCACTGTTGCCGAAATTCGGCCTGAGCCGCGAGGTTTATGAGCGCGGGATGGAATTCCACAACGCGGCCAGTGCGATGAAAGGCGGCTTGTACTTTGCGACCGCGCTCTCGACCGTCAGCCGCAAATACGCCCAGGAAATTCAAACGCCCGAATTCGGCAACCAGTTGGACGGCTTCCTGCGCTGGCGCAGCGGCGATCTGATCGGCATTTTGAACGGCGTTGATTACGGCGAATGGAACCCGGAAACCGACCCGTTTTTGCCCGCGCATTACTCGATCAATAACCTGGGCGGCAAACTCGAATGCAAGCGCCGCCTGTTGGAGCGCTACCAATTGCCCGTGGATTTGGACAAACCTGTCGTCGGCATTGTCTCGCGCCTGACCGTACAAAAAGGCGTTGACCTGACTGCCGAGGCGATTAGCCGCATTTTGGATACGGGCGCGTATTTCATCCTGCTCGGTTCGGGCGATTCCCACTACGAAGGCTTTTTCCAGCAGGTGCGCGATGCGCGGCCCGCTCAGGTGGGCGTGTATTTCGGCTTCAGCAACGAGTTGTCGCATCTGATCGAGGCGGGCGCGGATATGTTCCTGATGCCGTCTTCTTATGAACCGTGCGGGCTGAATCAGATGTACAGTTTGAAGTACGGCACGGTGCCGCTGGTGCGCGGGACGGGCGGGCTGGACGATACGATCCACAACTTTGAGCGCTCGTCGGGGCGGGGCAATGGCTTCAAGTTTTACGCTTATTCGGCGGAGCGGCTGTTGGAGAAGTTTTACGAGGCGGTCTTTAATTACTACGACCGCGACACATGGCGGCGCATCCAGCGCAACGGCATGCGCGCCGATCATTCGTGGGAACGGGCGGCGCACAATTACCTGGACGCTTATCAGCGGATTGTGGCTGCCGGGCGCTAGTACTCCATCAAGCTGTAAGTGATGGATGCTGAGAGCGCATCCGGGATGTAGGGCGGGATTAAATCCCGCCCTACATCCCTCATTTTCAGCTTGATGGAGTACTAGGCCCACCACTAGCCGGGCGCTAGGCCCGCCACTACCCGCCACGAATGGTTGCTGAGGGCAGGTCAAGTCTGCCAAAGTACAAAGTCGTTTGCTATAATCGCCGCCACTCGCCGGGTAAGTGGGCCTGATGAGTGGCAGGTTGAAAGCTTTTATTTAGGAGGAAGGCAATGAGTGATTTCGTCAATGAAGTGAATGATTCCGAATGGGAAAAGGAAGTTTTGCAGGCGGGGCAGCCGGTGCTCGTGGATTTCTGGGCGCCCTGGTGCGCCCCCTGCCGCATGTTGGCGCCGACCGTCGAACAGGTCGCCGAGAAATATCAGGGCAAGGCTAAAGTCTTCAAGATGAACGTGGATGACAATCTCGAAAATCCGGCCAAATACGGCATTCGCGGTATTCCGACCATCATCCTGTTCAACAAGGGCGAAGAGGTCGAGCGCCGCGTCGGCATCCCCGGCAATGCGGTCGTCGAATTGGCACAGATGATTGAACGGCAACTGTAGTCAGTAGACAGTAGTCAGTAGACAGTAGCTGGCGGCTATCTGCTGCCGGTTTTGACTACTGACTACTGACTACTGACTACTGACTACCAAGCTATGAAAACAGATTACGATGTCGTGATTGTCGGCGGCGGGCCAACGGGCTTGGCCGCCGCCGTTTATACTGGGCGGTCGCTGCTGCGGACGTTGGTCTTGGAAAAGAACGTGCCCGGCGGCCAGATCGTCTTTTCGGCGGCGATTGATAATTATCCCGGCTTTGCTGACGGCATTTCGGGCTACGACTTTTCACAGGCGTTCCTGAAACACGCGCAGCGGTTTGGCGCAGAGGTTCGTGTCGGTGTGGGCGCTGATAAGCTGACGCGCAATGACGACGGCACGTTCACGGTTGGGCTGGGTGATGGTTCAACCGTGACGACCAAAACCGTGATCCTGGCGATGGGCCGCCATCCGCGCGAATTGGAAGTGCCGGGTTACAAGGAATACTTTGGTTACGGTGTCAGCGTGTGCGGCACCTGCGACGGCGCGTTTTTCAAAGACAAGCCGATGGCC
The sequence above is a segment of the Acidobacteriota bacterium genome. Coding sequences within it:
- a CDS encoding glycogen synthase, with the translated sequence MRVILASSEVVPYSKTGGLADVAGALPKALARIGCDISVITPRYTGMGKRSGDVVSHATGEVFLEGLEVPFDGTIKGARIWRDYAENAPVYFIENEEYFGQGYIYGSGNWDVERFAFFSRAVLELTKRLGAPPDVIHCNDWQTGFIPAHLATTFASDPFFQRTKTLFTIHNLAYQGFFDPALLPKFGLSREVYERGMEFHNAASAMKGGLYFATALSTVSRKYAQEIQTPEFGNQLDGFLRWRSGDLIGILNGVDYGEWNPETDPFLPAHYSINNLGGKLECKRRLLERYQLPVDLDKPVVGIVSRLTVQKGVDLTAEAISRILDTGAYFILLGSGDSHYEGFFQQVRDARPAQVGVYFGFSNELSHLIEAGADMFLMPSSYEPCGLNQMYSLKYGTVPLVRGTGGLDDTIHNFERSSGRGNGFKFYAYSAERLLEKFYEAVFNYYDRDTWRRIQRNGMRADHSWERAAHNYLDAYQRIVAAGR
- the trxA gene encoding thioredoxin, with the translated sequence MSDFVNEVNDSEWEKEVLQAGQPVLVDFWAPWCAPCRMLAPTVEQVAEKYQGKAKVFKMNVDDNLENPAKYGIRGIPTIILFNKGEEVERRVGIPGNAVVELAQMIERQL